The following are from one region of the Planctomonas sp. JC2975 genome:
- a CDS encoding cysteine desulfurase family protein has translation MLYLDAAATTPMRRTALEAAWPFLTGEFGNPSSTHEPGLRAAAGLKDARARVASVLGCRASEVVFTSGGTEGDNLAIKGIALGDPRGRHIVTARTEHEAVLESVDYLRRIHGFEVDFVALDDSGTATTEALRAVLRPDTTLVSIAYANNEIGTVQPIAELASVAHAVGARFHTDAVQAAGRLDLDVRTLGVDALTFSGHKVGAPKGSGAAFVRGGIPLEPVLHGGGQERGRRSGTENVAFALALAVALEAADEERMQREGATAGGAQGPSAGTAVFIDTVLRQLPEARLTGERSHRIPGHASFTIDGVNGETVLLELERRGVIASSGSACAAGRTEPSHVLLAIGLSDDAAASAVRFSWTDASPDDLARAADALRDAVAAARGL, from the coding sequence GTGCTCTACCTCGATGCCGCCGCGACCACCCCGATGCGTCGCACGGCGCTCGAGGCCGCCTGGCCGTTCCTCACCGGCGAGTTCGGGAACCCGTCGAGCACGCACGAACCCGGCCTCCGCGCCGCCGCCGGGTTGAAGGATGCCCGCGCCCGCGTCGCTTCCGTACTCGGGTGCCGTGCATCCGAGGTCGTGTTCACGTCCGGCGGCACAGAGGGCGACAACCTCGCGATCAAGGGCATCGCGCTCGGCGACCCGCGCGGCAGGCACATCGTCACGGCACGCACGGAGCACGAAGCCGTGCTCGAGTCCGTCGACTACCTGAGGCGCATCCACGGATTCGAGGTGGACTTCGTCGCGCTCGACGACTCCGGCACAGCGACCACGGAGGCGCTCAGGGCTGTGCTGCGGCCGGACACGACACTCGTGTCGATCGCCTACGCGAACAACGAGATCGGCACGGTGCAGCCGATCGCCGAACTGGCATCCGTCGCGCACGCCGTCGGGGCGCGGTTCCACACCGACGCCGTGCAGGCAGCGGGCCGGCTCGACCTCGACGTACGTACGCTCGGCGTGGACGCGCTCACCTTCTCCGGGCACAAGGTGGGTGCGCCGAAGGGGTCTGGCGCTGCGTTCGTGAGGGGCGGCATCCCGCTCGAGCCCGTGCTGCACGGCGGCGGCCAGGAGCGCGGGCGGCGCTCGGGCACCGAGAACGTCGCATTCGCGCTCGCGCTCGCGGTCGCGCTGGAGGCCGCTGACGAGGAGCGGATGCAGCGCGAAGGCGCGACGGCCGGCGGCGCACAAGGCCCGTCGGCAGGGACCGCCGTCTTCATCGACACCGTGCTGCGTCAGCTCCCGGAGGCCCGCCTCACCGGTGAGCGCTCGCACCGGATACCCGGGCACGCCTCATTCACGATCGACGGTGTCAACGGCGAGACGGTGCTGCTCGAGCTCGAGCGTCGCGGCGTCATCGCTTCCAGCGGATCGGCCTGTGCGGCGGGGCGCACCGAGCCGTCGCACGTTCTGCTGGCCATCGGGCTCTCCGACGACGCAGCGGCCAGCGCCGTGCGCTTCAGCTGGACGGATGCCTCCCCCGAC